Proteins found in one Vagococcus carniphilus genomic segment:
- a CDS encoding thiamine pyrophosphate-dependent dehydrogenase E1 component subunit alpha, with protein MKTLKKSGLSKEEIIQAYREVLRGRRLDERLWQLTRIGKTSFNISGQGAEVAQVAMAMAFDHEKDYFLPYYRDMTACLVWGMTPKDILMGSFGKDADPSSHARQMPNHYGSKEHNIVSFASTVSTQMPLATGVAYSAQLEKSDFVTLTTTGEGSANQGEVQEAMNFAGVKKLPLIFVVENNKYAISVPIEEQYANEHMSDRAHGYGFEGISVDGNDFTEVYLTFKKAVEDARAGKGSKLIELRVSRLTSHSADDDQTIYRSKEEIESMKQKDPIDAMVKQLIAEKYLTEDELAKIDEEVRAEVDAATDEAEAMPEPTAESLYEEVYAK; from the coding sequence ATGAAAACATTAAAAAAATCAGGTCTAAGTAAAGAAGAGATTATCCAAGCATACCGTGAGGTGTTAAGAGGACGTCGTTTAGACGAACGTTTATGGCAATTAACAAGAATTGGTAAAACATCATTTAACATTTCAGGTCAAGGTGCTGAGGTAGCTCAAGTAGCTATGGCTATGGCTTTTGACCATGAAAAAGACTATTTCTTACCATACTACCGTGACATGACAGCTTGTCTTGTATGGGGAATGACACCAAAAGATATTTTAATGGGTTCATTTGGTAAAGACGCAGATCCATCATCACACGCTCGCCAAATGCCTAACCACTATGGTTCTAAAGAGCATAATATTGTGTCATTTGCATCAACAGTAAGTACTCAAATGCCACTTGCAACAGGTGTTGCTTATTCAGCTCAATTAGAAAAATCTGATTTTGTTACTTTAACAACAACAGGTGAAGGATCAGCTAACCAAGGTGAAGTTCAAGAAGCAATGAACTTTGCAGGAGTTAAAAAATTACCTCTAATTTTCGTAGTAGAAAACAATAAATATGCCATCTCAGTTCCAATCGAAGAACAATATGCAAACGAGCATATGTCTGATCGTGCTCATGGATACGGATTTGAAGGTATCTCAGTAGACGGAAATGACTTTACAGAAGTTTACTTAACTTTCAAAAAAGCTGTAGAAGACGCTCGTGCTGGTAAAGGCTCTAAATTAATCGAACTTAGAGTATCTCGTTTAACATCTCACTCTGCTGATGATGATCAAACAATCTATCGTTCTAAAGAAGAAATCGAATCTATGAAACAAAAAGATCCGATCGATGCAATGGTGAAACAATTGATCGCTGAAAAATATTTAACAGAAGATGAGTTAGCGAAAATTGATGAAGAAGTTCGTGCAGAAGTAGATGCAGCAACTGATGAAGCAGAAGCTATGCCAGAACCAACAGCAGAATCATTATACGAAGAAGTTTACGCTAAATAA
- a CDS encoding alpha-ketoacid dehydrogenase subunit beta — MAEMTYLEAINLGISEEMGRDEKVVIFGEDVGGDKGGVFGVTKGLAAKYGDDRCFNTPLTEGLIGGLAIGLGLRGYRAIGEFQFADYILPATNQILSEARTMRYRTKGDWTAPIVYRTPYGGGVRGGLYHSQSTEKVFFGQPGLRIVTPSNPYDAKGMIKAAIRSDDPVIFYEHKRLYRLLKADVPTDDYIVPIDKANVVREGSDITVIAYGMMLQYAMSAADKLAEEGIDAEVVDVRSLYPLDRETLVNAAKKTGKVLLISEDNKEGAIISEIAAMISEDALFDLDAPIQRLAGPDVPAMGYALPLEREFLVNEEQVIEAMRELAEF; from the coding sequence ATGGCAGAAATGACATATTTAGAGGCAATTAACTTAGGAATATCTGAAGAAATGGGTCGCGACGAAAAAGTTGTAATCTTTGGTGAAGACGTTGGTGGAGATAAAGGTGGCGTTTTCGGTGTTACTAAAGGTTTAGCAGCAAAATACGGTGATGACAGATGTTTCAATACACCACTGACTGAAGGGTTAATCGGTGGGTTAGCAATTGGTCTTGGTTTAAGAGGATACCGTGCAATTGGTGAATTCCAATTTGCTGATTATATTTTACCAGCAACAAACCAAATTTTATCAGAAGCTCGTACAATGCGTTACCGTACTAAAGGTGACTGGACAGCTCCAATCGTTTACCGTACGCCTTACGGTGGTGGAGTTCGTGGTGGACTTTATCACTCACAATCAACTGAAAAAGTATTCTTTGGACAACCAGGATTACGTATTGTAACGCCATCTAATCCATATGATGCTAAAGGAATGATTAAAGCAGCAATTAGATCTGATGATCCAGTTATTTTCTATGAGCACAAACGTTTATATCGTTTACTTAAAGCAGACGTTCCAACAGATGATTACATTGTACCAATTGATAAAGCTAACGTTGTTCGTGAAGGTAGTGACATTACAGTTATTGCTTACGGAATGATGTTACAATACGCAATGTCAGCAGCTGACAAATTAGCTGAAGAAGGCATTGATGCAGAAGTAGTAGACGTACGTTCACTTTATCCTTTAGATAGAGAAACTTTAGTAAATGCTGCTAAGAAAACTGGTAAAGTTTTACTAATTTCTGAAGACAATAAAGAAGGAGCAATTATTAGTGAAATCGCAGCTATGATTTCAGAAGATGCTTTATTTGATCTAGATGCTCCAATTCAACGTCTTGCAGGCCCAGATGTTCCAGCTATGGGTTATGCATTGCCACTTGAAAGAGAGTTCTTAGTAAATGAAGAACAAGTAATCGAAGCAATGAGAGAATTAGCAGAGTTTTAA
- a CDS encoding PTS sugar transporter subunit IIC, translating to MTNEAVQTKMTPKVFFNKLLAGTAQGTIIALIPNAVLGAILKYFADIAIIQMIIHAAQIFQVATPLIIAALVAKQFDLTPPKMMIVGGAAFAGSGVIKFDAKAGAFIAAGTGDIINIMITASVAVLMMMWIKSKFGSVEIIALPIVVGIGAGLIGMLTYPYVTQITAIIGNVINTFTDFQPIVASILIACSFAALIISPITTVAIGMAIQLNGVSAGAAAMGIAATTVVLVINSWKVNESGVTLAVALGGMKMMMPNLFKYPIILVPCLFTAIVSAIPVALFNISGTPNSAGFGLVGLVGPLASLDAGLNVLLLIISWFVVPIAAGLFAKFLFEKVLKLYDSSVVFAYQG from the coding sequence ATGACAAATGAAGCCGTACAAACAAAGATGACACCCAAAGTATTTTTTAATAAATTATTGGCCGGTACTGCTCAAGGTACAATTATTGCGTTAATACCAAATGCTGTTTTAGGAGCTATCCTAAAATATTTTGCAGATATTGCTATTATTCAAATGATTATCCATGCCGCTCAAATTTTTCAAGTAGCAACACCATTAATTATTGCAGCGCTTGTTGCAAAACAATTTGACTTAACACCACCTAAAATGATGATTGTCGGAGGAGCTGCATTTGCAGGTTCTGGCGTTATCAAATTTGATGCTAAAGCCGGAGCGTTTATTGCTGCTGGTACTGGTGATATTATTAATATTATGATCACAGCCTCTGTTGCTGTTTTAATGATGATGTGGATCAAGAGTAAATTTGGTTCTGTCGAAATAATAGCGCTACCAATCGTTGTTGGTATCGGCGCTGGTTTAATTGGTATGTTGACTTATCCATATGTAACTCAAATTACAGCTATTATCGGTAACGTGATTAATACATTTACAGATTTCCAACCGATTGTGGCAAGTATTTTAATTGCTTGTTCGTTTGCAGCTTTAATTATTTCACCAATTACAACTGTTGCTATTGGTATGGCTATTCAATTAAACGGGGTATCAGCCGGAGCGGCAGCAATGGGTATTGCAGCAACAACAGTTGTATTAGTTATTAATTCATGGAAAGTAAATGAATCTGGTGTAACATTAGCGGTTGCTTTAGGTGGAATGAAAATGATGATGCCTAATCTTTTCAAATATCCAATCATTTTAGTTCCTTGTTTATTTACAGCGATTGTTTCAGCTATTCCAGTTGCCTTATTCAACATTTCAGGAACTCCAAACTCAGCAGGATTTGGTTTAGTAGGACTTGTAGGACCACTAGCTTCATTAGATGCAGGATTAAACGTTTTACTATTAATCATTTCTTGGTTTGTTGTCCCAATTGCAGCAGGACTTTTTGCGAAATTCTTATTTGAAAAAGTTTTAAAATTATATGACAGTAGTGTAGTTTTTGCTTATCAAGGATAA
- a CDS encoding LysR family transcriptional regulator has translation MNIQQLKYFIEIANTNNLSAAARNLFVTQPTLSLALKKLETELRTSLFTHTDKPFQLTRTGLYLYEEGQKIVDQFDQLVVDIHNMNENPDEKKKQIKLGITTLFSVQFMKEISQYLSTHPHIDLVIKQDGSPYLQGLLNQNELDIGLISFPNLYPETLTIEALGTSTKGYNVHVVVPESNPLSQKEELTFKDLEGQRFSSLTTNFMLGRLLIDRASDCGYKPNIVLHNDDLQVLLHSVNKNESICILPIEYREVGKSDNVKWIPLIDKYDYFPIGIALRKDYHITKDIKDFIEIIKNN, from the coding sequence ATGAATATTCAACAGTTAAAATATTTTATTGAAATTGCAAACACAAATAACCTATCCGCAGCTGCTAGAAATCTTTTCGTAACGCAGCCTACATTATCCTTAGCTTTAAAAAAATTAGAAACCGAATTAAGAACTTCTCTTTTTACTCATACGGATAAACCTTTCCAATTAACACGAACTGGACTTTACCTTTATGAAGAAGGTCAAAAAATTGTTGATCAATTTGACCAATTAGTCGTTGATATTCACAATATGAATGAAAACCCTGATGAAAAGAAAAAACAAATAAAACTTGGTATTACCACTCTTTTCTCTGTTCAGTTTATGAAAGAAATTTCTCAGTATCTCTCAACTCATCCTCATATAGATTTAGTCATCAAACAAGATGGCTCACCATATCTACAAGGACTACTTAATCAAAATGAACTAGATATTGGCTTGATTTCATTTCCAAACCTCTATCCAGAAACTTTAACAATCGAAGCACTTGGTACATCAACAAAAGGCTATAATGTCCATGTTGTCGTTCCTGAAAGTAATCCCTTATCTCAAAAAGAAGAATTAACTTTTAAAGATTTAGAAGGACAACGCTTCTCATCATTAACTACCAATTTTATGCTTGGAAGACTTTTAATTGACCGAGCAAGTGATTGTGGCTATAAGCCAAACATTGTTTTACATAATGACGATTTGCAAGTATTACTTCACAGCGTAAATAAAAATGAATCCATTTGCATCTTACCAATCGAATACCGTGAAGTCGGCAAGAGTGATAATGTGAAATGGATTCCTTTAATAGATAAATATGATTACTTTCCAATTGGTATTGCTTTAAGAAAAGACTACCACATCACAAAAGATATCAAAGACTTTATCGAGATTATTAAGAACAATTAA
- a CDS encoding 2-dehydropantoate 2-reductase: MKIIIAGAGAMGSRFGLMLHQAKNDVILIDGWQEHIDTIKEYGLQANFNGEEVTEMIPIYHQSDISSVEFSADLVILFTKAMQLDGMMQSIKNMVGEKTKVLCLLNGIGHEDVIKKYVPLSNILLGNTMWTAGLEGPGKAKLFGNGSIDLQNLGNEGKESADEVIAVLNDAKLNAKYSDNILSSIYKKACVNGTMNGLCTILDSNMADFGETDVADVIVESIVSEFAQVAEKENATLDIDAVLAQIKSCYNRETIGLHHPSMYQDLMINNRLTEIDFINGAIVRKGEVYGIETPYCSFLTQLVHAKEQIMKAK; the protein is encoded by the coding sequence ATGAAAATTATTATTGCAGGAGCAGGAGCTATGGGAAGTCGTTTTGGCTTAATGTTACATCAAGCTAAAAATGACGTCATTTTAATAGATGGTTGGCAAGAACATATTGATACGATTAAAGAATATGGACTTCAAGCCAATTTTAATGGTGAAGAAGTGACAGAGATGATTCCAATTTATCATCAAAGTGATATTTCATCAGTTGAGTTTTCAGCAGACTTAGTGATTTTATTTACAAAAGCGATGCAATTAGATGGTATGATGCAATCTATTAAAAATATGGTCGGAGAAAAGACAAAAGTGTTATGTCTTTTAAATGGTATTGGACATGAAGATGTCATCAAAAAGTATGTCCCATTAAGTAATATTCTTTTAGGAAATACAATGTGGACAGCTGGACTTGAGGGACCTGGAAAGGCAAAATTATTTGGTAATGGCTCCATTGATCTTCAAAACTTAGGAAATGAAGGAAAAGAATCAGCTGATGAGGTCATTGCGGTGTTAAATGATGCCAAGTTGAATGCAAAATATTCAGATAATATTTTATCTTCAATCTATAAGAAAGCCTGTGTGAATGGAACGATGAATGGTCTTTGTACTATCTTAGACTCAAATATGGCTGATTTTGGTGAAACCGATGTAGCTGATGTAATTGTAGAGAGTATTGTTTCTGAGTTTGCCCAAGTAGCAGAGAAAGAAAATGCAACATTAGATATAGATGCTGTGTTAGCACAAATAAAATCTTGTTATAACCGTGAAACGATTGGGTTACATCATCCATCAATGTATCAAGACTTGATGATTAATAATCGTTTAACTGAAATTGACTTTATCAATGGTGCAATTGTAAGAAAAGGTGAAGTGTATGGCATTGAAACACCCTATTGTTCTTTCTTAACTCAGTTAGTTCATGCTAAAGAACAAATAATGAAAGCAAAATAA
- a CDS encoding PTS sugar transporter subunit IIC, with protein MSKEVSENKLTVKSFFNKLLAGTAQGTIIALIPNAVLGAILKYFADVAIIEKIIQAGLIFQLATPLIIAALIAKQFDLTPPKMMMVGGAAFVGSGVIKFNPEVKGFVAAGTGDIINIMLTAAIAVLMMIYIDNKFGSVEIIALPIVVGVGAGVLGMLAYPFVTQITVAIGNVINNFTEFQPVVMSILIACSFAMLIISPITTVGIGLAIQLNGVSAGAAAMGIAATTVVLVINSWKVNESGVTLAVTLGGMKMMMPNLFKYPIILLPILVTATISAIPVSMFNISGTPNSAGFGLVGLVGPLASLDAGLNFVLLLICWFVVPIVAGLVSKIVFEKMFKLYDSNVVFKYQG; from the coding sequence ATGTCAAAAGAAGTAAGTGAAAACAAACTAACCGTTAAAAGCTTTTTTAATAAATTATTAGCAGGTACAGCGCAAGGAACTATCATTGCATTAATACCAAATGCTGTATTGGGAGCTATTTTAAAATATTTTGCTGATGTTGCTATTATCGAAAAAATTATTCAAGCAGGTCTGATTTTCCAATTAGCGACACCTTTGATTATTGCAGCATTAATTGCTAAACAATTTGATTTGACACCACCAAAAATGATGATGGTGGGAGGTGCAGCATTTGTCGGATCAGGAGTGATTAAGTTCAATCCTGAGGTTAAAGGATTTGTTGCAGCAGGAACAGGCGACATTATTAATATCATGTTAACTGCGGCGATTGCTGTATTAATGATGATTTATATCGATAATAAATTTGGTTCAGTTGAAATTATTGCTTTACCGATTGTTGTTGGTGTTGGAGCTGGAGTTTTAGGTATGTTAGCCTATCCATTTGTTACCCAAATTACAGTAGCTATTGGTAATGTCATTAACAACTTTACAGAATTCCAACCAGTTGTGATGAGTATTTTAATAGCGTGCTCTTTTGCGATGTTAATTATTTCACCAATTACAACGGTAGGAATTGGGTTAGCCATTCAATTAAATGGTGTTTCAGCTGGAGCTGCCGCTATGGGAATTGCTGCTACAACTGTTGTATTAGTAATTAATTCATGGAAAGTTAATGAATCAGGTGTGACTTTAGCAGTAACATTGGGTGGAATGAAAATGATGATGCCGAATCTTTTCAAGTATCCAATTATTTTATTACCAATTTTAGTAACGGCAACGATATCAGCTATTCCAGTTTCAATGTTTAATATTTCAGGAACACCAAACTCAGCAGGATTTGGGTTAGTAGGATTAGTAGGACCGCTTGCCTCACTTGATGCAGGACTAAACTTTGTCTTATTGCTTATCTGTTGGTTTGTAGTACCAATTGTAGCTGGATTAGTATCAAAAATCGTATTTGAAAAAATGTTTAAACTTTATGACAGCAATGTTGTCTTTAAATATCAAGGATAA
- a CDS encoding 2-dehydropantoate 2-reductase, translating into MNIIIAGAGAMGSRFGYMLHKAGNEVVLVDGWQDHIDSIKANGLQGSFNGEEIKESMTIYNQNELGNVDFSADLVILFTKAMQLDNMMNSLKEMVGEKTQVLCLLNGIGHEDVVKKYVPESNILLGNTMWTAGLEGPGHVKLFGNGSLELQSLGNDEKAATEVIEVLNAADLNAKYSHHIRASIYKKACVNGTMNGLCTILDSNMADFGETSVADDIVETIVNEFAAVGKHEGVELNVPEVLAQIKTCYNRETIGLHHPSMYQDLIVSNRLTEIDYINGAIARKGLAYGVVTPYCTFLTQLVHSKEQILGAK; encoded by the coding sequence ATGAATATTATTATTGCAGGCGCAGGAGCTATGGGAAGTCGTTTTGGATATATGTTACACAAAGCAGGTAATGAAGTTGTTTTAGTAGACGGATGGCAAGACCATATTGACTCGATTAAAGCAAATGGGTTACAAGGCTCATTTAACGGAGAAGAAATTAAAGAGTCAATGACTATCTATAATCAAAATGAATTAGGCAATGTTGATTTTTCAGCGGACTTAGTTATTTTATTTACTAAAGCAATGCAATTAGACAACATGATGAATTCATTAAAAGAAATGGTAGGAGAAAAAACGCAAGTTCTATGTCTTCTAAATGGAATTGGACATGAAGATGTTGTTAAAAAATATGTCCCAGAAAGTAATATTTTATTAGGGAATACAATGTGGACAGCAGGTTTAGAAGGTCCTGGACATGTTAAATTATTTGGTAATGGATCATTAGAATTACAAAGTTTAGGTAACGATGAAAAAGCGGCTACTGAAGTAATTGAAGTGTTAAATGCAGCAGATTTGAATGCTAAATATTCACACCATATCCGTGCTTCTATCTATAAAAAAGCTTGTGTGAACGGTACAATGAACGGTTTATGTACTATTTTAGACTCAAATATGGCGGATTTTGGTGAAACAAGTGTCGCAGACGATATTGTAGAAACAATTGTGAATGAATTTGCTGCAGTAGGTAAACATGAAGGAGTAGAACTAAATGTACCCGAAGTGTTAGCTCAAATCAAAACTTGTTATAACCGCGAAACAATTGGATTACACCATCCATCAATGTATCAAGATTTAATTGTAAGTAATCGTTTAACAGAAATTGATTATATTAATGGGGCAATTGCTCGTAAAGGATTAGCATACGGTGTCGTAACACCTTACTGTACATTCCTAACTCAATTAGTTCATTCTAAAGAACAAATTCTAGGTGCTAAGTAA
- a CDS encoding DUF2877 domain-containing protein encodes MKKIESISYDESLNNFNLSGKIHSSFNRTFNVLTESDHFFTVAVNSVFDGPNMLKIKESNFESLVFERGMMVKQVDEGLVIADKVCLDLSTAAIYQIQPLFFPSKPNRKNTTVFSALEKKLSEQLDTVGFFRKTYQNNLEKEQHDRLLTCKNALNTAVKEENKKLLEKEVIQLIGYGNGLTPSGDDFLTGLLLVANSVNYPFVTLRNSLNGAVSRNLKRTNDISQHQLLHGIEGIALEPVMTFLRELYQEEIDSIQLENSLNQVISIGSSSGSDMLAGILFGLEVTFQKIIDREN; translated from the coding sequence ATGAAAAAAATAGAAAGCATAAGTTATGATGAATCTTTAAACAACTTTAACTTGTCTGGCAAGATTCATAGTTCTTTTAATCGTACTTTCAATGTTTTGACAGAATCAGATCATTTTTTTACGGTTGCTGTGAATAGTGTTTTTGATGGCCCAAATATGTTAAAAATTAAAGAATCTAATTTTGAAAGTTTGGTATTTGAAAGAGGTATGATGGTTAAACAAGTGGATGAAGGATTAGTTATTGCTGATAAAGTGTGCCTGGATTTATCGACTGCGGCGATCTATCAAATTCAACCTTTATTTTTCCCTAGTAAACCAAATAGAAAAAACACTACTGTTTTTTCAGCACTTGAAAAAAAGTTATCAGAACAGTTAGACACTGTGGGCTTTTTTAGAAAAACATATCAAAATAACCTTGAAAAAGAGCAGCACGATAGATTATTAACATGTAAAAATGCATTGAATACAGCTGTTAAAGAAGAAAATAAAAAGCTGCTAGAAAAAGAAGTCATTCAATTGATTGGGTACGGAAATGGCTTAACACCTTCTGGAGATGATTTTTTAACAGGTCTTTTACTCGTAGCAAATAGCGTTAATTATCCTTTTGTTACTTTAAGGAACAGTCTAAATGGAGCAGTCAGTCGTAATTTAAAACGAACAAATGATATCAGTCAACATCAATTACTTCATGGCATAGAGGGTATTGCTTTAGAACCGGTTATGACTTTTTTAAGAGAACTGTATCAAGAAGAAATAGATAGTATTCAATTAGAGAACTCGCTTAATCAAGTTATATCGATTGGTTCTTCTTCTGGAAGTGATATGTTAGCTGGAATATTATTTGGTCTAGAAGTCACTTTTCAAAAAATAATCGACCGTGAGAATTGA
- a CDS encoding iron-containing alcohol dehydrogenase produces the protein MENFNFKAETNILFGKGQVDKLPNVLSSFGKNVLLVYGGGSIKRSGLYDKINQLLGDDFNLFELPGVEPNPRIETVRKGAALCKEHNIDVCLAVGGGSTIDCTKAIAAARFYQGDPWDFTQDSRLVKEALPIVTILTIAATGSEMNGGSVLTNVETKEKLSFGSRKVVPKVSILDPTLTFSVPTYQTLAGSSDILSHLFENYFNKTPNTMVQDGIAEGLMRTVYHYTPLALKNPEDYDARANLMWASSLALNGLTGSGKSGIWSCHGMEHELSAYYDITHGIGLAIITPRWMQHILSEETAERFAMFGRRVFDLEKDDDMMKTAQKAIELTYETFKEWGVPMTLGEVGIDNKLLEEMAEQTIKHKDLATEAYVSLDKEDVLAIFEASLEEMNF, from the coding sequence ATGGAAAATTTTAATTTTAAAGCAGAAACTAATATTTTGTTTGGTAAGGGTCAAGTAGATAAATTACCAAATGTATTAAGTTCTTTTGGGAAGAATGTACTACTCGTTTATGGGGGAGGAAGTATTAAAAGAAGTGGCCTATATGACAAAATTAATCAATTATTAGGTGATGATTTTAATTTATTCGAGTTACCTGGAGTAGAACCTAACCCAAGAATTGAAACGGTTAGAAAAGGTGCAGCACTTTGTAAGGAACATAATATTGATGTCTGCTTAGCAGTTGGCGGAGGTTCTACTATTGATTGTACCAAAGCAATTGCTGCTGCTAGATTTTACCAAGGTGATCCATGGGATTTTACACAGGATAGTCGTTTAGTTAAAGAAGCTTTACCAATTGTAACGATATTAACGATTGCAGCAACAGGTTCTGAGATGAACGGTGGTTCCGTTTTAACTAATGTAGAGACAAAAGAAAAATTAAGTTTTGGTTCAAGAAAAGTTGTTCCAAAAGTATCTATTTTAGATCCAACGTTAACTTTTTCTGTTCCAACCTATCAAACTTTAGCAGGCTCCTCAGATATTTTAAGTCATTTATTTGAAAATTATTTTAACAAAACACCAAATACAATGGTTCAAGATGGAATTGCTGAAGGCTTGATGAGAACAGTCTATCATTACACACCTCTTGCTTTGAAAAATCCAGAAGATTATGATGCAAGAGCCAATTTAATGTGGGCAAGTTCTCTTGCTTTAAATGGTTTAACGGGTTCAGGAAAATCAGGTATTTGGTCATGCCACGGAATGGAACATGAATTAAGTGCTTATTATGATATTACTCATGGTATTGGTTTAGCAATTATTACACCAAGATGGATGCAACATATTTTAAGTGAAGAAACAGCTGAGCGTTTTGCGATGTTCGGCCGTCGTGTGTTTGATCTTGAAAAAGATGACGACATGATGAAAACAGCCCAAAAAGCGATTGAATTGACTTACGAAACCTTTAAAGAGTGGGGTGTTCCAATGACTCTTGGTGAAGTAGGGATTGATAATAAATTACTAGAAGAAATGGCAGAACAAACGATTAAACATAAAGATTTAGCAACTGAAGCTTATGTGTCACTAGACAAAGAAGATGTCTTAGCGATTTTTGAAGCATCGTTAGAAGAAATGAACTTCTAA
- a CDS encoding putative ABC transporter permease produces the protein MIFIVYAFIGWLWESFFCSFKAKHFVYRGFLLGPYCPVYGFGVVAVLLLIPKEYGTMLNLYFNIVVIVTIVEYITSWLLEKFFQMQLWDYSEVPLNIHGRVAVPVSVFWGFGCLFLVQVIQPRVDEMIHTVNQVTNGWLPVVLFVIFSADVLSTLLFTLTTKKEVEAVVDTSDSENAVIKEYRLKHLFVNHEESNSRQRVLEHLHSKKPQLKHRNLHRIVNNYPNFKLKK, from the coding sequence ATGATTTTTATTGTATATGCTTTTATCGGTTGGCTATGGGAAAGTTTTTTTTGTTCATTTAAAGCAAAACATTTTGTTTATCGAGGTTTCTTATTAGGTCCTTATTGTCCTGTTTATGGGTTTGGCGTTGTTGCAGTGTTACTACTAATTCCAAAAGAGTATGGGACAATGCTAAATTTATATTTTAATATTGTAGTCATTGTGACGATAGTTGAATATATTACAAGTTGGCTACTGGAAAAATTCTTTCAAATGCAGCTGTGGGATTATTCAGAAGTTCCTCTTAATATCCATGGAAGGGTAGCTGTTCCAGTTTCGGTCTTTTGGGGATTTGGTTGTCTATTTTTAGTTCAAGTCATTCAACCTCGAGTAGATGAAATGATTCATACTGTTAATCAGGTGACGAATGGTTGGCTTCCTGTTGTCTTGTTTGTTATTTTTAGTGCAGATGTATTAAGTACATTGCTATTTACACTAACGACAAAGAAAGAAGTGGAAGCTGTTGTAGATACATCTGATAGTGAAAATGCTGTTATTAAAGAGTATCGATTGAAACACTTATTTGTTAATCATGAAGAATCTAACAGCAGACAGCGTGTATTAGAGCATCTCCATAGTAAAAAACCTCAATTGAAACATCGTAATTTGCATAGAATTGTTAATAATTATCCAAATTTTAAATTAAAAAAATAA